In Gossypium arboreum isolate Shixiya-1 chromosome 6, ASM2569848v2, whole genome shotgun sequence, the following are encoded in one genomic region:
- the LOC108486256 gene encoding plasma membrane ATPase 4-like isoform X2 produces the protein MGGEKGISLEEIKNESVDLERIPIEEVFEQLKCSREGLSTEEGNNRLQVFGPNKLEEKKESKVLKFLGFMWNPLSWVMEAAAIMAIALANGDGRPPDWQDFVGIIVLLVINSTISFIEENNAGNAAAALMANLAPKTKVLRDGRWSEQEAAILVPGDIITIKLGDIVPADARLLEGDPLKIDQSALTGESLPVTKNPSDEVFSGSTCKQGEIEAVVIATGVHTFFGKAAHLVDSTNQVGHFQKVLTAIGNFCICSIAVGIIVELIVMYPIQHRKYRDGIDNMLVLLIGGIPIAMPTVLSVTMAIGSHRLSQQGAITKRMTAIEEMAGMDVLCSDKTGTLTLNKLTVDRNLIEVFTKGVEKEHVILYAARASRTENQDAIDAAIVGMLADPKEARAGVREIHFLPFNPVDKRTALTYIDSDGNWHRASKGAPEQIIDLCKCKDDVRKKVHSVIDKFAERGLRSLAVARQEIPEKTKESPGSPWQFIGLLPLFDPPRHDSAETIRRALNLGVNVKMITGDQLAIAKETGRRLGMGTNMYPSSSLLGQDKDASIAALPIDELIEKADGFAGVFPEHKYEIVKRLQERKHICGMTGDGVNDAPALKKADIGIAVADATDAARSASDIVLTEPGLSVIISAVLTSRAIFQRMKNYTIYAVSITIRIVFGFMFIALIWKFDFAPFMVLIIAILNDGTIMTISKDRVKPSPQPDSWKLKEIFSTGIVLGGYLALMTVIFFWAMKDTNFFSNTFNVRSLRHNNIDGEKEMMAALYLQVSIVSQALIFVTRSRSWSYFERPGLLLVSAFLVAQLVATLIAVYADWGFARIKGMGWGWAGVIWLYSVVTYIPLDLIKFAIRYVLSGKAWDNLLENKTAFTTKKDYGKEEREAQWAAAQRTLHGLQPPETTSIFNERSSYRELSEIAEQAKRRAEVARLRELNTLKGHVESVVKLKGLDIDNIQQHYTV, from the exons ATGGGAGGCGAAAAAGGCATCAGTCTTGAGGAGATCAAAAACGAGTCCGTTGATCTG GAACGGATTCCTATTGAGGAAGTTTTCGAGCAACTGAAATGTTCGAGGGAAGGCTTGTCAACCGAGGAAGGCAACAATCGCCTTCAAGTCTTTGGACCAAACAAACTAGAGGAGAAAAAG GAGAGCAAGGTGCTCAAGTTCTTGGGTTTTATGTGGAACCCTTTGTCGTGGGTCATGGAAGCTGCTGCTATAATGGCTATTGCCCTGGCAAATGGTGATGGAAGGCCTCCGGACTGGCAGGACTTCGTTGGTATCATTGTCTTGTTGGTCATCAACTCCACCATAagttttattgaagaaaataatGCTGGTAACGCTGCAGCTGCTCTCATGGCTAATCTTGCTCCGAAAACTAAG GTTCTTAGAGATGGCCGATGGAGTGAGCAAGAAGCAGCAATTCTAGTTCCAGGGGACATTATCACTATTAAATTGGGAGACATAGTTCCTGCTGATGCTCGTCTTCTAGAGGGTGATCCTTTGAAGATTGATCAATCTGCTCTTACTGGGGAGTCTCTTCCTGTTACGAAGAATCCATCAGATGAAGTATTTTCCGGCTCAACATGTAAACAGGGTGAAATAGAAGCAGTCGTTATTGCAACTGGTGTTCACACCTTCTTTGGGAAAGCTGCCCACCTAGTGGACAGCACCAATCAAGTTGGGCATTTCCAGAAAGTGCTTACAGCCATTGGTAATTTCTGCATTTGCTCAATTGCTGTTGGAATAATCGTTGAGCTAATAGTCATGTACCCGATACAGCATCGCAAGTATAGAGATGGAATTGACAATATGCTAGTTCTCTTGATTGGTGGAATCCCAATTGCTATGCCCACGGTGTTGTCTGTCACCATGGCTATTGGTTCCCACAGGCTTTCTCAACAAGGGGCTATCACAAAGAGAATGACAGCCATTGAGGAAATGGCTGGCATGGACGTTCTCTGCAGTGATAAGACTGGGACTCTTACTTTAAACAAACTTACTGTTGATAGAAACCTCATTGAAGTATTTACAAAGGGAGTCGAAAAAGAGCATGTTATTCTTTATGCAGCAAGGGCTTCAAGGACTGAAAATCAGGATGCTATTGATGCTGCAATTGTAGGAATGCTTGCAGATCCAAAGGAG GCACGTGCTGGTGTCCGAGAGATTCACTTCCTACCATTCAACCCTGTAGACAAGAGAACTGCTCTAACCTACATTGATTCTGATGGAAACTGGCATCGTGCTAGCAAAGGTGCACCTGAGCAG ATTATAGATCTTTGCAAATGCAAAGATGATGTCAGGAAAAAAGTTCATTCAGTTATTGATAAATTTGCTGAACGTGGACTTCGATCTTTAGCTGTTGCAAGACAG GAAATACCTGAGAAAACAAAAGAGAGTCCTGGATCCCCGTGGCAGTTTATTGGCTTGTTGCCACTATTTGATCCACCGAGGCATGATAGTGCTGAAACAATCAGAAGAGCTCTAAACCTTGGAGTGAATGTTAAGATGATTACTG GGGATCAGCTTGCCATTGCCAAAGAAACTGGCAGGAGGCTTGGAATGGGAACAAACATGTACCCTTCATCTTCTTTACTGGGCCAAGACAAGGACGCTTCCATTGCTGCCCTTCCTATAGATGAATTGATTGAGAAGGCTGATGGATTTGCAGGAGTGTTTCCAG AACACAAGTATGAAATCGTTAAGAGGCTACAGGAGAGAAAACATATTTGTGGTATGACAGGAGATGGTGTCAATGATGCCCCTGCTTTAAAGAAGGCAGACATTGGAATTGCTGTTGCTGATGCTACAGATGCTGCCCGAAGTGCTTCAGACATTGTCCTTACTGAACCTGGGCTAAGTGTCATTATCAGTGCAGTGCTGACCAGCAGGGCTATTTTCCAAAGAATGAAGAACTACACT ATCTATGCAGTTTCAATCACCATCCGTATTGTG TTTGGATTCATGTTTATTGCCTTGATATGGAAGTTCGACTTTGCACCCTTCATGGTTTTAATTATCGCCATTCTGAACGATG GTACAATCATGACAATTTCAAAGGACAGAGTGAAACCATCTCCACAGCCAGACAGCTGGAAACTCAAGGAGATTTTCTCTACCGGCATTGTGCTTGGAGGTTACTTAGCACTAATGACTGTGATATTCTTCTGGGCAATGAAAGACACCAATTTCTTCTCG AACACATTCAATGTTAGATCACTGAGGCATAATAATATTGACGGTGAGAAAGAAATGATGGCAGCTTTATACCTTCAAGTTAGTATTGTGAGTCAGGCCCTCATTTTTGTCACAAGGTCTCGCAGCTGGTCCTACTTTGAACGCCCTGGACTTCTACTAGTCAGTGCCTTTCTAGTTGCTCAGTTG GTGGCCACTTTAATAGCTGTTTATGCAGACTGGGGGTTTGCAAGGATTAAAGGTATGGGTTGGGGATGGGCTGGTGTAATCTGGCTATACAGTGTGGTGACTTATATCCCACTGGATCTTATCAAATTTGCAATCCGCTATGTTCTTAGTGGAAAGGCTTGGGATAACCTTTTGGAGAACAAG ACTGCCTTCACTACGAAGAAAGATTACGGAAAAGAGGAAAGGGAAGCACAATGGGCAGCTGCGCAGAGGACTCTGCATGGCCTTCAACCACCTGAAACCACAAGCATTTTCAATGAAAGGAGCAGTTACAGGGAACTTTCAGAAATCGCAGAGCAGGCCAAGCGCAGGGCTGAGGTTGCAAG GCTGAGGGAGCTGAATACACTGAAGGGGCATGTTGAATCAGTGGTTAAGCTCAAGGGGCTTGATATCGATAACATCCAGCAGCATTACACCGTTTAA
- the LOC108486256 gene encoding plasma membrane ATPase 4-like isoform X1, whose translation MGGEKGISLEEIKNESVDLERIPIEEVFEQLKCSREGLSTEEGNNRLQVFGPNKLEEKKESKVLKFLGFMWNPLSWVMEAAAIMAIALANGDGRPPDWQDFVGIIVLLVINSTISFIEENNAGNAAAALMANLAPKTKVLRDGRWSEQEAAILVPGDIITIKLGDIVPADARLLEGDPLKIDQSALTGESLPVTKNPSDEVFSGSTCKQGEIEAVVIATGVHTFFGKAAHLVDSTNQVGHFQKVLTAIGNFCICSIAVGIIVELIVMYPIQHRKYRDGIDNMLVLLIGGIPIAMPTVLSVTMAIGSHRLSQQGAITKRMTAIEEMAGMDVLCSDKTGTLTLNKLTVDRNLIEVFTKGVEKEHVILYAARASRTENQDAIDAAIVGMLADPKEARAGVREIHFLPFNPVDKRTALTYIDSDGNWHRASKGAPEQIIDLCKCKDDVRKKVHSVIDKFAERGLRSLAVARQEIPEKTKESPGSPWQFIGLLPLFDPPRHDSAETIRRALNLGVNVKMITGDQLAIAKETGRRLGMGTNMYPSSSLLGQDKDASIAALPIDELIEKADGFAGVFPEHKYEIVKRLQERKHICGMTGDGVNDAPALKKADIGIAVADATDAARSASDIVLTEPGLSVIISAVLTSRAIFQRMKNYTIYAVSITIRIVFGFMFIALIWKFDFAPFMVLIIAILNDGTIMTISKDRVKPSPQPDSWKLKEIFSTGIVLGGYLALMTVIFFWAMKDTNFFSVRTAFAMSPIYVLYFREIFFRFAIFPCPIFQNTFNVRSLRHNNIDGEKEMMAALYLQVSIVSQALIFVTRSRSWSYFERPGLLLVSAFLVAQLVATLIAVYADWGFARIKGMGWGWAGVIWLYSVVTYIPLDLIKFAIRYVLSGKAWDNLLENKTAFTTKKDYGKEEREAQWAAAQRTLHGLQPPETTSIFNERSSYRELSEIAEQAKRRAEVARLRELNTLKGHVESVVKLKGLDIDNIQQHYTV comes from the exons ATGGGAGGCGAAAAAGGCATCAGTCTTGAGGAGATCAAAAACGAGTCCGTTGATCTG GAACGGATTCCTATTGAGGAAGTTTTCGAGCAACTGAAATGTTCGAGGGAAGGCTTGTCAACCGAGGAAGGCAACAATCGCCTTCAAGTCTTTGGACCAAACAAACTAGAGGAGAAAAAG GAGAGCAAGGTGCTCAAGTTCTTGGGTTTTATGTGGAACCCTTTGTCGTGGGTCATGGAAGCTGCTGCTATAATGGCTATTGCCCTGGCAAATGGTGATGGAAGGCCTCCGGACTGGCAGGACTTCGTTGGTATCATTGTCTTGTTGGTCATCAACTCCACCATAagttttattgaagaaaataatGCTGGTAACGCTGCAGCTGCTCTCATGGCTAATCTTGCTCCGAAAACTAAG GTTCTTAGAGATGGCCGATGGAGTGAGCAAGAAGCAGCAATTCTAGTTCCAGGGGACATTATCACTATTAAATTGGGAGACATAGTTCCTGCTGATGCTCGTCTTCTAGAGGGTGATCCTTTGAAGATTGATCAATCTGCTCTTACTGGGGAGTCTCTTCCTGTTACGAAGAATCCATCAGATGAAGTATTTTCCGGCTCAACATGTAAACAGGGTGAAATAGAAGCAGTCGTTATTGCAACTGGTGTTCACACCTTCTTTGGGAAAGCTGCCCACCTAGTGGACAGCACCAATCAAGTTGGGCATTTCCAGAAAGTGCTTACAGCCATTGGTAATTTCTGCATTTGCTCAATTGCTGTTGGAATAATCGTTGAGCTAATAGTCATGTACCCGATACAGCATCGCAAGTATAGAGATGGAATTGACAATATGCTAGTTCTCTTGATTGGTGGAATCCCAATTGCTATGCCCACGGTGTTGTCTGTCACCATGGCTATTGGTTCCCACAGGCTTTCTCAACAAGGGGCTATCACAAAGAGAATGACAGCCATTGAGGAAATGGCTGGCATGGACGTTCTCTGCAGTGATAAGACTGGGACTCTTACTTTAAACAAACTTACTGTTGATAGAAACCTCATTGAAGTATTTACAAAGGGAGTCGAAAAAGAGCATGTTATTCTTTATGCAGCAAGGGCTTCAAGGACTGAAAATCAGGATGCTATTGATGCTGCAATTGTAGGAATGCTTGCAGATCCAAAGGAG GCACGTGCTGGTGTCCGAGAGATTCACTTCCTACCATTCAACCCTGTAGACAAGAGAACTGCTCTAACCTACATTGATTCTGATGGAAACTGGCATCGTGCTAGCAAAGGTGCACCTGAGCAG ATTATAGATCTTTGCAAATGCAAAGATGATGTCAGGAAAAAAGTTCATTCAGTTATTGATAAATTTGCTGAACGTGGACTTCGATCTTTAGCTGTTGCAAGACAG GAAATACCTGAGAAAACAAAAGAGAGTCCTGGATCCCCGTGGCAGTTTATTGGCTTGTTGCCACTATTTGATCCACCGAGGCATGATAGTGCTGAAACAATCAGAAGAGCTCTAAACCTTGGAGTGAATGTTAAGATGATTACTG GGGATCAGCTTGCCATTGCCAAAGAAACTGGCAGGAGGCTTGGAATGGGAACAAACATGTACCCTTCATCTTCTTTACTGGGCCAAGACAAGGACGCTTCCATTGCTGCCCTTCCTATAGATGAATTGATTGAGAAGGCTGATGGATTTGCAGGAGTGTTTCCAG AACACAAGTATGAAATCGTTAAGAGGCTACAGGAGAGAAAACATATTTGTGGTATGACAGGAGATGGTGTCAATGATGCCCCTGCTTTAAAGAAGGCAGACATTGGAATTGCTGTTGCTGATGCTACAGATGCTGCCCGAAGTGCTTCAGACATTGTCCTTACTGAACCTGGGCTAAGTGTCATTATCAGTGCAGTGCTGACCAGCAGGGCTATTTTCCAAAGAATGAAGAACTACACT ATCTATGCAGTTTCAATCACCATCCGTATTGTG TTTGGATTCATGTTTATTGCCTTGATATGGAAGTTCGACTTTGCACCCTTCATGGTTTTAATTATCGCCATTCTGAACGATG GTACAATCATGACAATTTCAAAGGACAGAGTGAAACCATCTCCACAGCCAGACAGCTGGAAACTCAAGGAGATTTTCTCTACCGGCATTGTGCTTGGAGGTTACTTAGCACTAATGACTGTGATATTCTTCTGGGCAATGAAAGACACCAATTTCTTCTCGGTAAGAACAGCTTTTGCTATGTCTcctatatatgtattatattttcgTGAGATTTTTTTTAGATTTGCAATATTTCCGTGTCCTATATTTCAGAACACATTCAATGTTAGATCACTGAGGCATAATAATATTGACGGTGAGAAAGAAATGATGGCAGCTTTATACCTTCAAGTTAGTATTGTGAGTCAGGCCCTCATTTTTGTCACAAGGTCTCGCAGCTGGTCCTACTTTGAACGCCCTGGACTTCTACTAGTCAGTGCCTTTCTAGTTGCTCAGTTG GTGGCCACTTTAATAGCTGTTTATGCAGACTGGGGGTTTGCAAGGATTAAAGGTATGGGTTGGGGATGGGCTGGTGTAATCTGGCTATACAGTGTGGTGACTTATATCCCACTGGATCTTATCAAATTTGCAATCCGCTATGTTCTTAGTGGAAAGGCTTGGGATAACCTTTTGGAGAACAAG ACTGCCTTCACTACGAAGAAAGATTACGGAAAAGAGGAAAGGGAAGCACAATGGGCAGCTGCGCAGAGGACTCTGCATGGCCTTCAACCACCTGAAACCACAAGCATTTTCAATGAAAGGAGCAGTTACAGGGAACTTTCAGAAATCGCAGAGCAGGCCAAGCGCAGGGCTGAGGTTGCAAG GCTGAGGGAGCTGAATACACTGAAGGGGCATGTTGAATCAGTGGTTAAGCTCAAGGGGCTTGATATCGATAACATCCAGCAGCATTACACCGTTTAA